Proteins found in one Coffea eugenioides isolate CCC68of chromosome 5, Ceug_1.0, whole genome shotgun sequence genomic segment:
- the LOC113770828 gene encoding uncharacterized protein LOC113770828: protein MAGAIWKAVDKMLQIIVNIIAKVISEVARLLGKFKEKVEDIAVERAADVSVDTGTSYLGWRSDMQLLARNLKALSSRASDLEETVERAELSGRQKRKSEVKNWLEDVGKLENDFIALQRRVQQEKFWKLFLVGGHVRKMQDQVVQFTEQSRHFDGLLLENQQNLENHS, encoded by the exons ATGGCAGGTGCAATTTGGAAGGCCGTGGATAAGATGCTGCAAATCATTGTGAACATCATTGCGAAGGTTAT ATCCGAAGTGGCAAGACTGCTTGGCAAGTTTAAAGAGAAGGTAGAGGACATAGCGGTTGAAAGGGCTGCAGATGTATCGGTGGATACGGGGACAAGTTACTTGGGTTGGAGATCAGACATGCAATTGCTGGCTAGGAATTTGAAGGCGTTGAGCAGCAGAGCATCTGACTTAGAGGAGACAGTGGAAAGAGCTGAGCTATCAGGACGACAGAAGAGGAAATCAGAGGTGAAGAATTGGTTGGAGGATGTTGGAAAATTAGAGAATGATTTCATTGCATTGCAGAGAAGGGTACAACAGGAGAagttttggaaacttttcttGGTTGGAGGCCATGTGAGAAAGATGCAAGATCAGGTGGTCCAATTTACTGAGCAAAGCCGGCATTTTGACGGGCTTTTGCTGGAAAATCAGCAGAATTTGGAGAACCACAGTTGA
- the LOC113771613 gene encoding probable disease resistance protein At4g27220, which translates to MEALGNLALDRGRRYVNLDDNLGSLETKLRRLVGRKADLESQVTDTERSGTKKRKREVEIWFEEVATVENEFGALKKSIQEGRFLENAISSGDRVAKMDAIVEQLMEQSNHFDGLLLEAFENRGEPRVTTKLFGEMFDRGLKAIWAWLVIDSISNIGILGMGGVGKTTLAKHIHNHLLNRTQFKVYWITVSQEFSIKRLQDDIAKRLRLDLSHEDDKDSRAAILSRALVKQSVLILDDVWQEFSFEEIGIPLGANKCRVILTTRSLVLCNRMSCQRVFEAKTLATNEAWDLFNHTLDTKTVLRGDLENIAKSVAKSCSGLPLGIVTVAGSMRGVNEMCEWRNALKQLKACSVGHDEMERDVFPILEWSFNRLNKCERNCFLYCCLYPEDCKIVKKELIDLFIWAELMDKQNSRSRSEAFDQGCTILNKLIKVCLLEGYGIKDDRVKMHDLVRDMALRITHGNSKPESSRDDVPRFLVKSLGRSDAKVMLEQKEWTEDLHAVSFHSVSYDGAKIEVPPDWSPNCPKLSTLLLSHVFIKEIPDSFFRHMCGLKVLNLHGCKGITELPNSVSDLVNLTALILGDCTHLHFVPPLGKLKQLRDLDLSKTKIEDLPQGWELLVNLERLNLNQCWAVSQKIIIPKGTFFRFHHLQLLLLPPIGRVQVNDPEVLNQLQSFIGCLSFTDFYKITRWPKYYRVYINDTLTRNPILGDSDCGDRKKQLYFHQCKLGRGSNNLPDDMEHMIIEDCEGMSIRCLSDVFKNFINLSDLSELVIMDLVGIEFLWQLSTASPRDQLEVSSFSPLRDLQVLLLWCLPNLVGLFCGESEPSYLLSAGTFSSLKKLRIYGCHNMKQLFTVQLLQNLQNLEELDVIYCKGLEEIAADGNGVGQGGGEGIQLTSSGATATVILPKLRRLRLNRLPQLKNICKAAMICNSIKEIIIFDCPKVKRLPLFPPTINGLPSLPSTLCKIRGDIELWESLEWDNPCAKNALDPFFTTLW; encoded by the coding sequence ATGGAGGCACTTGGGAATTTGGCATTAGACAGAGGAAGGAGGTACGTGAATTTGGATGATAATCTAGGGTCGCTCGAAACCAAGTTGCGAAGATTAGTCGGCAGAAAAGCTGACCTCGAGTCGCAAGTGACAGATACAGAAAGATCAGgtactaagaaaaggaaaagggaggtTGAGATTTGGTTTGAGGAGGTAGCAACAGTAGAAAATGAATTCGGTGCATTGAAAAAGAGCATACAAGAGGGTAGATTTCTAGAAAATGCAATTAGCAGTGGGGATAGAGTGGCGAAAATGGATGCAATTGTAGAGCAACTGATGGAGCAAagtaatcattttgatgggctTTTGCTTGAGGCTTTTGAGAACAGAGGTGAGCCACGAGTGACAAcaaaattatttggagaaatgTTTGACAGAGGTTTGAAAGCAATCTGGGCGTGGTTGGTCATTGATAGCATCTCAAACATCGGGATACTTGGGATGGGAGGAGTGGGTAAGACAACGTTGGCGAAACACATCCATAATCATCTCCTTAATAGAACTCAATTCAAGGTTTATTGGATTACTGTCTCTCAAGAATTCAGCATCAAAAGGCTGCAAGATGACATTGCTAAACGCCTAAGGCTTGATCTGTCACATGAGGATGATAAGGATAGCAGGGCAGCCATTTTGTCCAGGGCATTGGTGAAGCAGTCTGTCCTCATACTCGATGATGTTTGGcaagaattttcttttgaagagattggaattcctCTTGGTGCAAACAAATGCAGAGTGATCTTGACTACTCGGTCACTGGTATTATGCAACAGGATGAGCTGTCAAAGGGTATTTGAAGCTAAAACTTTGGCTACGAATGAAGCTTGGGATTTGTTtaatcatacacttgacactaaGACAGTGCTTCGTGGAGATTTGGAAAATATTGCCAAGTCCGTTGCGAAAAGTTGTTCTGGTTTGCCTCTTGGTATTGTCACAGTGGCTGGGAGCATGAGAGGTGTGAACGAGATGTGCGAGTGGAGAAACGCATTGAAACAATTGAAAGCATGTTCAGTAGGGCATGATGAGATGGAACGAGATGTGTTTCCAATCCTAGAATGGAGTTTCAATCGCCTGAATAAATGTGAAAGGAATTGCTTCCTGTATTGCTGTCTTTATCCGGAAGATTGCAAAATAGTAAAAAAAGAACTAATAGACCTCTTCATTTGGGCAGAGCTAATGGACAAACAGAACTCAAGGTCAAGGTCAGAAGCATTTGATCAAGGTTGCACGATATTAAACAAACTGATAAAAGTTTGCTTGCTAGAAGGATATGGCATTAAGGATGACCGTGTGAAGATGCATGATTTGGTCAGAGATATGGCATTAAGGATCACGCATGGAAACTCCAAACCAGAGAGCAGCAGAGATGATGTACCACGGTTCTTGGTGAAAAGCTTAGGACGGAGTGATGCAAAAGTAATGCTCGAACAAAAAGAATGGACAGAAGATCTCCATGCAGTCTCCTTTCATTCAGTTTCATATGACGGTGCAAAAATAGAAGTTCCACCAGACTGGTCACCAAATTGTCCTAAACTCTCAACCTTGCTTCTTTCTCATGTTTTCATAAAAGAAATCCCAGATTCATTCTTTCGGCACATGTGTGGACTTAAAGTTTTGAATCTCCATGGGTGCAAAGGTATAACAGAGTTGCCTAATTCTGTTTCAGACTTGGTGAATCTCACTGCTTTGATTTTGGGGGATTGTACACACCTCCACTTTGTGCCACCACTGGGAAAGCTCAAGCAATTGAGGGATTTGGACCTATCCAAAACTAAGATTGAGGATTTGCCTCAAGGTTGGGAGTTACTGGTCAACCTCGAAAGGCTTAACTTGAACCAGTGTTGGGCTGTTAGTCAAAAGATAATAATACCAAAAGGGACATTTTTCCGATTTCACCATCTTCAACTGCTATTATTGCCACCTATTGGTAGGGTACAAGTTAATGATCCAGAAGTGTTGAATCAATTACAAAGTTTTATAGGATGTTTGTCTTTTACGGACTTCTATAAAATTACTCGGTGGCCAAAATACTATCGTGTTTATATCAATGACACCTTAACCAGGAATCCGATACTCGGGGACAGTGATTGTGGGGACCGGAAGAAACAACTGTATTTCCATCAGTGTAAGCTTGGCAGAGGATCGAACAATCTGCCAGATGATATGGAACATATGATAATCGAGGATTGTGAGGGCATGAGCATTAGGTGCTTGTCAGATGTTTTTaagaattttataaatttaagcGACTTATCTGAATTGGTTATTATGGATTTGGTTGGAATAGAGTTCCTCTGGCAATTGTCCACTGCTTCTCCACGTGATCAGTTGGAAGTCTCGTCTTTTAGTCCACTCCGTGATCTCCAAGTGCTACTCCTCTGGTGTTTGCCAAATCTGGTTGGTCTTTTTTGCGGAGAATCAGAACCATCATATTTGCTTTCAGCTGGCACCTTTTCTTCCCTTAAAAAATTGAGGATTTATGGATGTCACAACATGAAGCAGCTATTCACAGTGCAGTTGCTGCAGAACCTTCAAAATCTTGAAGAATTAGACGTTATATATTGTAAAGGACTGGAGGAGATAGCAGCAGATGGCAATGGAGTAGGacaaggaggaggagaaggcaTCCAATTGACTTCTAGTGGAGCCACCGCCACTGTCATCCTTCCAAAGTTAAGGAGGTTGCGTCTGAATAGGCTGCCACAACTAAAGAACATTTGCAAGGCAGCCATGATCTGCAATTCAATCAAGGAGATTATAATATTTGATTGTCCAAAGGTAAAGAGGCTGCCTTTGTTTCCTCCTACCATCAACGGACTACCATCTCTTCCCAGCACTCTTTGTAAAATCAGGGGAGATATAGAATTGTGGGAATCACTAGAGTGGGACAATCCTTGtgccaaaaatgcccttgaccCATTTTTTACCACACTGTGGTAG